From a single Streptomyces misionensis genomic region:
- the ehuD gene encoding ectoine/hydroxyectoine ABC transporter permease subunit EhuD has translation MTWDWHAVSDFMPHFWDGLLVTLQALALGSLLSFTLGLVWTLLMRAPTRWVRWPVGVVTEFVRNTPLLVQLFFLFYVLPEWGLTFSALTTGVFAIGLHYSTYTMQVYRAGIEAVPVGQWEAATALNLPRRRTWTAVILPQAIRRVVPALGNYVISMLKDTPMLMVITVLEMLGQARLFSQQRFQFTEPLTVIGVAFVLISYLASLLLRALERRLVR, from the coding sequence ATGACGTGGGACTGGCACGCGGTGAGCGACTTCATGCCCCACTTCTGGGACGGCCTGCTGGTCACCCTCCAGGCGCTGGCGCTGGGTTCGCTGCTGTCCTTCACCCTCGGTCTGGTGTGGACGCTGCTGATGCGGGCGCCGACCCGCTGGGTGCGCTGGCCGGTCGGGGTGGTCACGGAGTTCGTGCGCAACACCCCGCTGCTGGTGCAGCTGTTCTTCCTCTTCTACGTGCTGCCGGAGTGGGGGCTGACGTTCTCCGCGCTGACCACCGGCGTCTTCGCGATCGGCCTGCACTACTCGACGTACACCATGCAGGTCTACCGGGCCGGCATCGAGGCGGTGCCCGTCGGCCAGTGGGAGGCGGCGACCGCGCTGAACCTGCCGCGGCGGCGGACCTGGACCGCGGTGATCCTGCCGCAGGCGATCCGCCGGGTGGTGCCGGCGCTGGGCAACTACGTGATCTCCATGCTCAAGGACACACCGATGCTGATGGTGATCACCGTGCTGGAGATGCTGGGCCAGGCCCGGCTCTTCTCCCAGCAGCGCTTCCAGTTCACCGAGCCGCTCACCGTGATCGGCGTGGCCTTCGTCCTCATCTCCTACCTGGCCTCCCTTCTCCTGCGAGCCCTGGAGCGACGCCTTGTCCGTTGA
- the ehuA gene encoding ectoine/hydroxyectoine ABC transporter ATP-binding protein EhuA produces MSVETRTEPSVTAAQPADLIRLEQVTKRFGANTVLDHLDFAVQPGRHVTLIGPSGSGKTTILRLLMTLTKPDEGVITVDGERLFPAPEKRVREVRKKIGMVFQHFNLFPNMTVLRNLTEAPVQVLGLSKDEAEERARGLLELVGLADKCGARPAQLSGGQQQRVAIARALAMRPRVLLLDEVTSALDPELVAGVLDLLRDIARSTDITMLCVTHEMGFARDISDQVLMFDGGRVIESGPPEKIFSEPEQERTREFLSAVL; encoded by the coding sequence TTGTCCGTTGAGACCCGTACCGAGCCGTCCGTCACCGCCGCCCAGCCGGCCGATCTGATCCGCCTGGAGCAGGTCACCAAGCGCTTCGGCGCGAACACCGTGCTCGACCACCTGGACTTCGCCGTCCAGCCCGGCAGGCACGTGACCCTGATCGGGCCGTCCGGCTCCGGCAAGACCACGATCCTCAGACTCCTGATGACCCTGACCAAGCCGGACGAGGGGGTCATCACCGTCGACGGCGAGAGGCTGTTCCCGGCGCCGGAGAAGCGGGTCCGGGAGGTCCGCAAGAAGATCGGGATGGTGTTCCAGCACTTCAACCTGTTCCCGAACATGACGGTGCTGCGCAATCTGACCGAGGCGCCGGTGCAGGTCCTCGGCCTGTCCAAGGACGAGGCGGAGGAGCGGGCGCGGGGGCTGCTGGAGCTGGTGGGCCTCGCCGACAAGTGCGGGGCGCGCCCGGCCCAGCTGTCCGGCGGGCAGCAGCAGCGGGTGGCGATCGCGCGGGCGCTGGCGATGCGGCCGCGGGTGCTGCTGCTGGACGAGGTGACCTCCGCGCTCGACCCGGAGCTGGTCGCCGGCGTGCTCGATCTGCTGCGGGACATCGCGCGCAGCACCGACATCACCATGCTGTGCGTGACGCACGAGATGGGCTTCGCCCGGGACATCTCCGATCAGGTACTGATGTTCGACGGCGGCCGGGTGATCGAGTCGGGGCCGCCGGAGAAGATCTTCTCCGAGCCGGAGCAGGAACGCACCCGGGAGTTCCTGAGCGCGGTGCTGTGA